The Acanthopagrus latus isolate v.2019 chromosome 6, fAcaLat1.1, whole genome shotgun sequence genome includes a region encoding these proteins:
- the slc26a6l gene encoding solute carrier family 26 member 6, like has product MYIFRYSCSCDSTTVWWTACGKRRKSLWNKSPWKKKMDSTRRFGKYRVEREVLDEQRLEEVTQRKAYSETHPSLTQRLKDSFRCTVPRLKHSVMSSLPVLYWLPKYSVWDYGMPDLIAGISVGIMHLPQGMAYALLASLPPVFGLYTSLYPAFIYIFFGTSRHISIGTFTVLSIMVGSVTERLAPDVDFLKTNGTNITTEVDITARDSYRVQVAAATTVLGGLIQVVLGLVKFGFVGTYLSEPLVRAYTTAAAAHAVVAQLKYIFGVSPTRFSGPLSLVYTLKDVCSLLPHTHLPTLVVSAVSMVFLIAAKEFNSFLRPKLPVPIPVELITIVAGTLISSYSHLNGNYTISVVGEIPSGLSSPSVPDVSLFGEVIGDAFALAIVGYAISISLGKTFALKHGYKVDSNQELVALGLSNTVGGFFQCYSVCPSMSRSLIQETTGGKTQMAGVASALVVLVTILKLGPLFQELPKAILAAIVFVNLKGMFKQYSDIVTLWKRSKIDLVVWLVTWVSTLLFNLDLGLAASIIFALLTVIFRTQMPTYSVLGNVPGTELYVDIETHKEAREIPGVTIFRSSATVYFANAELYLEALKEKSGLDISKMIIYKRRQEAKQRRRERRAERRAKRQAKRERRAQGAAKRQSGAPVLSVEEDAGRWADTCMDGAITDNEEQGWTERENGTVFVIPVTPRTPDGPCRWEYLKGGDPDCTSLGWMSELQDGDTTTLGSSSDDTLSHDLERVSLGSLGKWTWDIHSIIIDLSTANFIDTVAIKTVKNIFQDFSEIDVDIYLAGCQASVVEQLERGDFFSESITKRSLFASVHDAVLYCLNHQGATSFPRYEPSMDTYNSTKL; this is encoded by the exons ATGTACATATTCAGATACAGCTGTTCTTGTGACAGTACAACAGTTTGGTGGACAGCGTGTGGGAAACGTAGAAAGAGTCTCTGGAATAAATctccttggaaaaaaaaaatggattccACTCGAAGATTTGGGAAATACAGAGTGGAGCGGGAAGTGCTGGATGAGCAGAGATTGGAGGAGGTAACGCAGAGAAAAGCATACTCTGAAACTCACCCTTCTCTCACCCAACGTCTCAAAGACTCCTTCAG ATGCACAGTACCCAGACTGAAACATAGTGTGATGAGCAGCTTGCCTGTGTTGTACTGGCTTCCCAAGTACTCAGTCTGGGACTACGGCATGCCTGACCTCATCGCCGGCATCAGTGTGGGCATAATGCACCTGCCACAGG GTATGGCATATGCATTGTTGGCTTCCTTACCTCCTGTATTTGGGCTCTACACATCACTCTATCCAGCATTCATCTACATCTTTTTTGGAACGTCACGTCATATATCCATCG GTACGTTCACTGTACTCAGCATCATGGTGGGTagtgtgacagagagactgGCTCCAGACGTGGATTTTCTCAAAACAAATGGGACCAACATCACAACAGAGGTGGACATAACAGCCCGGGACTCATACAGGGTGCAAGTGGCGGCTGCTACGACTGTCCTCGGAGGACTGATTCAG GTGGTGTTGGGTTTGGTAAAGTTTGGATTTGTGGGAACGTACTTGTCTGAGCCTCTGGTGCGCGCTTACACAACGGCTGCTGCAGCCCATGCGGTGGTGGCACAACTGAAGTACATCTTTGGAGTTTCGCCAACACGATTCAGTGGTCCCTTGTCACTGGTGTAT ACTCTGAAGGATGTTTGCTCCTTGCTGCCACACACTCATCTTCCCACACTGGTGGTCAGCGCTGTGTCCATGGTGTTCCTGATTGCAGCCAAGGAGTTCAACTCTTTTCTGCGACCAAAACTGCCAGTGCCCATCCCAGTGGAGCTCATCACA ATTGTGGCGGGGACACTGATCTCATCCTATTCACACTTGAACGGCAACTACACGATTTCAGTTGTTGGAGAAATTCCAAGTGG TCTCAGTTCTCCCAGTGTGCCAGATGTGAGTCTGTTTGGAGAAGTTATTGGTGATGCTTTTGCATTGGCCATTGTTGGCTATGCCATATCAATTTCACTAGGCAAAACGTTTGCACTGAAACATGGATACAAGGTGGACAGTAACCAG GAGCTGGTCGCGCTGGGTCTCAGTAATACAGTGGGAGGCTTCTTCCAGTGCTACTCTGTCTGCCCCTCAATGTCTCGAAGTCTCATCCAAGAGACaactggaggaaaaacacaa ATGGCAGGTGTGGCCTCAGCTCTGGTTGTGTTGGTGACTATACTGAAGCTTGGACCTTTGTTCCAGGAGCTGCCGAAG GCTATCCTTGCAGCGATTGTCTTTGTAAATCTGAAGGGCATGTTCAAGCAGTACTCAGATATTGTTACACTGTGGAAAAGAAGCAAAATTGATCTG GTGGTGTGGTTGGTCACTTGGGTGTCAACACTGCTGTTCAATCTGGATCTGGGTCTGGCAGCATCGATCATCTTCGCTCTGCTCACCGTTATCTTCAGAACTCAGAT GCCAACATATTCTGTTCTGGGAAATGTTCCAGGTACAGAACTGTATGTGGATATAGAGACACACAAAGAG GCAAGGGAGATTCCAGGTGTTACTATATTTCGCTCTTCTGCCACAGTGTATTTCGCCAATGCTGAGCTCTACCTTGAAGCTCTGAAAGAAAAG AGTGGGCTTGACATCAGTAAAATGATCATCTAtaagaggaggcaggaggccAAACAGAGACGTAGAGAGCGAAGGGCCGAGAGACGAGCAAAAAGGCAAGCCAAGAGAGAG AGACGGGCACAGGGGGCAGCGAAACGGCAGTCTGGAGCGCCTGTGCTCTCTGTGGAGGAGGATGCCGGCCGCTGGGCAGACACGTGCATGGACGGGGCCATTACAGACAATGAGGAGCAGGGCTGGACTGAGAGGGAGAACGGAACAGTGTTTGTCATCCCAGTCACTCCACGAACACCAGACGGTCCTTGTAGGTGGGAGTACCTGAAAGGAGGAGATCCAGATTGCACCAGTTTAGGGTGGATGTCTGAGCTGCAAGACGGGGACACCACCACTCTGGGGTCCAGTAGTGATGACACGCTGAGTCACGACCTGGAGCGGGTCTCTCTCGGATCACTGGGGAAGTGGACCTGGGACATTCACTCCATCATCATTGACCTCTCCACAGCCAACTTCATTGACACTGTGGCTATCAagactgtgaaaaat ATTTTCCAGGACTTCAGTGAGATTGATGTGGATATCTACCTGGCTGGTTGCCAAG CCTCTGTGGTGGAACAACTAGAGCGTGGTGACTTCTTCTCTGAGTCGATTACAAAGAGGAGTCTCTTTGCCTCCGTTCACGATGCTGTACTCTACTGTCTGAACCATCAAGGAGCCACATCGTTCCCCAGATACGAACCTTCAATG GACACATACAACAGCACGAAACTTTAA
- the p4htm gene encoding transmembrane prolyl 4-hydroxylase, whose product MTDNQESPDAEDTAPSGSATLPPLRPPCERLQCHKSSVCSRSYFVVVMVFFHVYIINVIALLFYVHYNSGQEDASRSRDAPSSNQRRPEPGPPPSKPEFLRDVSLTRIEGIRVGHVQRVSLVPGKVHEMRTLSMKPLLFEIPDFLSEDECRVVMQLAQLKGLMESQLMVQDGQEELAKELNLSPEEIFNLLDINQDGQLQLHEILTHSRVRDGIWLTPENLREIYDGLKADKDGNGLLSLEEFRVLSNDAFQRFLMQQGVKRSQLVRNSRHTWLYQGKGAHRVLQDIKARVTRLTRLPPTLVDLSEPLQVVRYEEGGHYHAHHDSGPVYPETACTHTRIAANTSTPFETSCRYITVLFYLNSVEGGGETAFPVADNRTYDEVSLIQNNVDLLDTRRNCNKSNLRVKPTKGTAVFWYNYLSDGRGWVGEQDEYALHGGCMVTHGTKWVANKWINIDPDYQRQARYQQLVSQQPEEEDDDEGVIVNPDTQSSDIHQDL is encoded by the exons ATGACTGACAACCAGGAAAGCCCAGACGCGGAGGACACCGCTCCGTCCGGGAGCGCGACCTTGCCGCCTCTCCGGCCGCCGTGCGAGCGACTCCAGTGCCACAAGAGCAGCGTGTGCTCCCGCTCCTACTTCGTGGTGGTCATGGTGTTTTTTCACGTATACATCATAAATGTCATTGCACTGCTGTTTTACGTGCACTACAACAGCGGGCAGGAGGATGCGAGCAGAAGTCGTGACGCTCCGAGCAGCAACCAGCGGCGCCCCGAGCCGGGACCTCCGCCATCGAAGCCAGAGTTTCTGCGTGATGTGTCCTTAACAAGAATCGAGGGGATAAGG GTGGGGCATGTGCAGAGGGTGTCACTGGTGCCAGGCAAAGTGCACGAAATGCGCACGCTGAGTATGAAACCTCTGCTGTTCG agatCCCTGACTTTTTGTCGGAGGACGAGTGCCGGGTTGTGATGCAGCTTGCCCAGCTAAAGGGTCTGATGGAGAGCCAGCTGATGGTGCAGGATGGCCAGGAGGAGCTGGCCAAGGAGCTCAACCTCAGCCCAGAGGAGATCTTCAACCTCCTCGATATCAACCAGGATGGACAGTTGCAGCTCCATGAg ATACTGACTCACTCTCGCGTGAGGGACGGCATCTGGCTCACACCGGAGAATCTGCGAGAAATCTACGATGGGCTCAAAGCTGACAAGGACGGTAATG GTTTGCTGAGTCTGGAGGAGTTCAGGGTCCTGAGCAACGATGCCTTCCAGCGCTTCCTGATGCAGCAAGGGGTGAAGAGGAGTCAGCTGGTGAGGAACAGCAGACACACCTGGCTGTATCAAGGCAAAGGAGCACACCGGGTCCTCCAAGACATCAAGGCGAG GGTGACTCGCCTCACACGGCTCCCACCCACATTAGTGGACCTCAGTGAGCCGCTCCAGGTGGTCCGCTATGAGGAGGGAGGACACTACCACGCCCACCACGACAGCGGGCCTGTGTATCCTGAaacagcctgcacacacacacgcatcgCAGCCAACACCTCCACTCCCTTTGAGACGTCTTGCCG GTACATCACAGTTCTCTTCTACCTGAACTCTGTTGAGGGGGGTGGGGAGACCGCATTCCCTGTGGCAGACAACAGGACCTATGATGAAGTG TCTCTCATACAGAATAATGTCGATCTTTTGGACACCAGAAGGAACTGTAACAAGAGTAACCTGAGGGTAAAGCCGACCAAagggacagctgttttctggtACAACTACCTGTCTGATGGAAGAG GTTGGGTGGGCGAGCAGGATGAATACGCTCTGCATGGGGGCTGCATGGTCACCCACGGCACTAAGTGGGTCGCAAATAAATGGATCAACATTGATCCGGATTACCAGCGGCAGGCTCGCTACCAGCAGCTGGTTTCACAGCAgccagaggaagaggatgatgatgaaggtgtgATTGTGAACCCAGACACACAAAGTTCTGATATCCATCAAGACTTGTAG
- the LOC119020420 gene encoding interactor of HORMAD1 protein 1 isoform X1 produces the protein MNHVRNIKEMLSIPTGSRNGATSGYSSFTDSQIFFGSQFWPENSQGLSQDMSVSSRTSQQSSQEGSDIKVLSSYHTKPLLFGDLKDKSKGFGLLDKFEEDKKRAKEKADSDILAKECQHFRETLNSIQQVVAGTERNTAVCQIVLEKFENFASTLQNNFNSLQSDVSHQFETLLSKVNSQKEKTTELEEMVQKSGDVTSKLGSNLQSLKGSLESLREEQEREKKMLEDALKLLRTLVSEQSVKPCPMRVMDSAIQTSPGLEQSFSNILQDNKLEDTQSTSMTQNLEHNQGKVPPQGISCVREKGKFTVRGHRKRKKRPLVLSQRSKQTVLDENSQSLLNCDKQPNVSMPLRERRDLNAVTNQDKAVSPDCVLPVSRERKSVASGCFITPLSCWSQDSNSSVCLAGMEPILEKLPAESRTGTPVKPEGIWQLFDMNDSFIGF, from the exons ATGAATCACGTGAGGAACATTAAAGAAATGTTGAGCATCCCAACTGGAAGCAG GAATGGAGCTACCAGTGGCTACTCCAGTTTTACAGACTCTCAGATTTTCTTTGGGTCTCAGTTTTGGCCTGAAAATTCTCAAGGCTTATCACAAGATATGAGTGTGTCATCCAGGACCTCCCAACAAAGTTCACAAGAG GGGAGTGACATAAAGGTTTTAAGCAGTTATCACACAAAACCTCTCCTGTTTGGAGACTTAAAGGACAAAAGTAAAGGTTTCGGATTACTGGATAAATTTGAGGAGGACAAGAAACgggcaaaagaaaaagctgaCAG TGATATTTTAGCCAAAGAATGTCAGCATTTTCGAGAAACTCTCAACAGT ATCCAACAAGTGGTCGCTGGCACAGAGAGAAATACTGCTGTTTGCCAGATAGTCCTTGAAAAATTTGAAAATTTTGCATCAACAT TGCAAAATAATTTCAACAGTCTACAGAGTGATGTTTCCCACCAGTTTGAGACATTGCTGAGTAAAGTGAATTCCCAGAAGGAGAAGACGACTGAATTGGAGGAGATGGTTCAAAAG AGTGGAGACGTCACATCAAAACTTGGTTCAAACCTGCAAAGCTTAAAGGGTAGTCTGGAGTCtctgagagaggagcaggagagagaaaaaaaaatgcttgaagaCGCTCTTAAGCTGCTCCGCACTCTAGTTTCAGAGCAGTCAGTCAAACCCTGCCCCATGAGAGTGATGGACAGTGCCATTCAGACATCGCCAGGGCTGGAACAGTCATTTTCAAACATCCTACAGGACAACAAGCTTGAGGACACACAGTCTACAAGTATGACACAAAATCTTGAGCACAATCAGGGTAAAGTCCCCCCTCAAGGTATCAGCTGCGTCAGAGAAAAGGGGAAGTTCACTGTGAGAGGCCATAGGAAGCGCAAAAAGCGCCCACTGGTGCTCTCACAGAGGAGTAAGCAGACAGTCCTGGATGAAAACAGTCAGTCTCTCCTGAACTGTGACAAACAACCGAATGTGTCAATGCCTCTCCGTGAGCGTCGTGATCTGAACGCAGTAACCAACCAGGACAAGGCAGTCAGCCCAGACTGTGTACTACCGGTGAGCAGGGAGAGGAAATCCGTAGCTTCTGGTTGTTTCATCACCCCTCTTAGCTGCTGGTCTCAGGACAGCAACAGCTCTGTGTGCCTCGCGGGAATGGAACCCATCTTAGAGAAGCTCCCAGCGGAATCCAGGACGGGGACCCCAGTGAAACCTGAAGGCATCTGGCAGTTGTTTGACATGAATGACTCTTTCATAGGCTTCTAG
- the LOC119020420 gene encoding interactor of HORMAD1 protein 1 isoform X2 produces the protein MSVSSRTSQQSSQEGSDIKVLSSYHTKPLLFGDLKDKSKGFGLLDKFEEDKKRAKEKADSDILAKECQHFRETLNSIQQVVAGTERNTAVCQIVLEKFENFASTLQNNFNSLQSDVSHQFETLLSKVNSQKEKTTELEEMVQKSGDVTSKLGSNLQSLKGSLESLREEQEREKKMLEDALKLLRTLVSEQSVKPCPMRVMDSAIQTSPGLEQSFSNILQDNKLEDTQSTSMTQNLEHNQGKVPPQGISCVREKGKFTVRGHRKRKKRPLVLSQRSKQTVLDENSQSLLNCDKQPNVSMPLRERRDLNAVTNQDKAVSPDCVLPVSRERKSVASGCFITPLSCWSQDSNSSVCLAGMEPILEKLPAESRTGTPVKPEGIWQLFDMNDSFIGF, from the exons ATGAGTGTGTCATCCAGGACCTCCCAACAAAGTTCACAAGAG GGGAGTGACATAAAGGTTTTAAGCAGTTATCACACAAAACCTCTCCTGTTTGGAGACTTAAAGGACAAAAGTAAAGGTTTCGGATTACTGGATAAATTTGAGGAGGACAAGAAACgggcaaaagaaaaagctgaCAG TGATATTTTAGCCAAAGAATGTCAGCATTTTCGAGAAACTCTCAACAGT ATCCAACAAGTGGTCGCTGGCACAGAGAGAAATACTGCTGTTTGCCAGATAGTCCTTGAAAAATTTGAAAATTTTGCATCAACAT TGCAAAATAATTTCAACAGTCTACAGAGTGATGTTTCCCACCAGTTTGAGACATTGCTGAGTAAAGTGAATTCCCAGAAGGAGAAGACGACTGAATTGGAGGAGATGGTTCAAAAG AGTGGAGACGTCACATCAAAACTTGGTTCAAACCTGCAAAGCTTAAAGGGTAGTCTGGAGTCtctgagagaggagcaggagagagaaaaaaaaatgcttgaagaCGCTCTTAAGCTGCTCCGCACTCTAGTTTCAGAGCAGTCAGTCAAACCCTGCCCCATGAGAGTGATGGACAGTGCCATTCAGACATCGCCAGGGCTGGAACAGTCATTTTCAAACATCCTACAGGACAACAAGCTTGAGGACACACAGTCTACAAGTATGACACAAAATCTTGAGCACAATCAGGGTAAAGTCCCCCCTCAAGGTATCAGCTGCGTCAGAGAAAAGGGGAAGTTCACTGTGAGAGGCCATAGGAAGCGCAAAAAGCGCCCACTGGTGCTCTCACAGAGGAGTAAGCAGACAGTCCTGGATGAAAACAGTCAGTCTCTCCTGAACTGTGACAAACAACCGAATGTGTCAATGCCTCTCCGTGAGCGTCGTGATCTGAACGCAGTAACCAACCAGGACAAGGCAGTCAGCCCAGACTGTGTACTACCGGTGAGCAGGGAGAGGAAATCCGTAGCTTCTGGTTGTTTCATCACCCCTCTTAGCTGCTGGTCTCAGGACAGCAACAGCTCTGTGTGCCTCGCGGGAATGGAACCCATCTTAGAGAAGCTCCCAGCGGAATCCAGGACGGGGACCCCAGTGAAACCTGAAGGCATCTGGCAGTTGTTTGACATGAATGACTCTTTCATAGGCTTCTAG
- the kbtbd12 gene encoding kelch repeat and BTB domain-containing protein 12 — protein MDLTTKHGLVLLDQLKKMREVEHLTDVVLVAEGISFPCHRVVLSAFSPYFRVMFTCGLRECNNREIILRDTPADSLALLLNYMYCSDLPLTNANVQGISIAAFLLQMDDVFNRCQLHMTENMDASNCLGVYYFARDLGAEDLADHAQRFLRQNFVQVCQNEEVLELEAHQLGKLLSSDDLNITREETILDVVLRWVKHSTLTEGEVRSLHLPELLRKVRLPLIDHDYLREAMKRNTALLADAECLEMMNEALDATAMHPLAAPRKLKLRYGMETTDLLLCVGNDAGGIRSRYGSYSERSFCYAPSTSRTYYITSPRYGEALGYVCAGAVTENNDIIVAGESSARRMARQKNKTVEIYRYKIEAQGTWEHLRSAEYRDSYALGSLGDTLYLLGGQMQLKNQFLITNCVERWSLQGGPWRSAAPLPLPLAYHSVVRMKDRLFVLGGRTPQSYRLDDEPDRLSNRLLEYDPNTNKWTELCPMKYSKYRCSAVVLNSEIFVMGGIGCEGVDHGQSRHCLAAVEIYNPDGDYWRDGPCLPCAQLSLRTNSPNAGVVGGKIYVCGYYKGADRHDDITKDILEFDPWEKRWTVVARRALMHDNYDVCLVANLNPRGLMSPPADLVNL, from the exons ATGGATCTTACAACCAAACATGGGCTGGTGCTCCTCGACCAGCTGAAGAAGATGAGGGAGGTGGAGCATTTAACAGATGTGGTGCTGGTTGCTGAGGGCATCAGCTTTCCCTGTCACCGGGTCGTTTTATCTGCCTTTAGCCCGTACTTCCGTGTTATGTTCACATGCGGCCTGCGTGAGTGCAACAACAGAGAAATAATTCTGCGTGACACCCCTGCAGACAGCCTGGCCCTCCTCTTGAACTACATGTACTGCTCAGATCTTCCACTCACTAACGCCAATGTACAAGGCATTTCTATCGCAGCATTTCTCCTGCAGATGGATGATGTCTTCAATCGCTGTCAGCTGCACATGACAGAGAACATGGACGCGTCCAACTGTCTTGGCGTGTATTACTTTGCCCGTGACCTCGGTGCAGAAGACCTGGCTGACCATGCTCAGCGCTTCTTGAGGCAGAACTTTGTCCAAGTCTGCCAAAATGAGGaggtgctggagctggaggccCATCAGCTGGGAAAGCTCCTGAGTTCTGATGATCTTAACATTACTCGAGAAGAGACCATCCTCGATGTGGTCCTCCGCTGGGTGAAACATAGCACTCTGACGGAAGGAGAGGTACGAAGTCTGCACCTTCCAGAGCTCCTGAGGAAGGTCCGTCTGCCACTGATAGACCATGACTATCTAAGAGAGGCAATGAAGAGGAACACAGCCCTGCTGGCAGATGCTGAATGTCTGGAGATGATGAATGAAGCCTTGGACGCTACAGCGATGCATCCCTTAGCAGCACCACGTAAACTGAAGCTGCGGTACGGCATGGAGACCACagatctgctgctctgtgtcggCAACGATGCTGGTGGGATTAGGTCAAGATACGGCAGCTATTCTGAGCGCAGCTTTTGCTACGCTCCATCCACAAGTCGGACCTACTATATCACGTCACCTCGCTATGGAGAGGCTCTTGGGTACGTGTGCGCTGGGGCTGtaactgaaaacaatgacatcatAGTGGCAGGAGAGTCAAGTGCACGCAGAATGGCCAGACAGAAGAACAAGACTGTAGAGATTTACAG GTACAAAATAGAGGCTCAAGGAACCTGGGAGCACCTGAGGTCAGCAGAGTACCGGGATTCCTATGCTCTAGGATCACTGGGTGACACTCTGTACCTGCTAGGTGGGCAGATGCAGCTGAAGAACCAGTTCCTCATCACTAACTGTGTGGAGCGATGGTCTCTGCAAGGTGGACCCTGGCGCAGTGCAGCACCCCTGCCTCTGCCTTTGGCCTATCACAGCGTGGTCAGAATGAAAGATCGCCTTTTCGTGCTGGGCGGTCGAACCCCACAG TCATACCGGTTGGATGATGAGCCCGACCGTCTTAGCAACAGACTCCTGGAGTACGATCCAAACACAAATAAGTGGACAGAGTTATGTCCCATGAAGTACTCCAAGTACCGCTGCAGTGCTGTTGTACTCAATAGCGAAATCTTTGTGATGG GAGGGATTGGATGTGAGGGTGTGGATCACGGGCAATCACGCCACTGCCTCGCTGCAGTGGAAATCTACAACCCGGATGGAGATTACTGGAGGGATGGACCTTGTCTTCCATGTGCACAACTCTCACTGCGCACCAATTCTCCTAATGCAGGAGTGGTGGGGGGCAAGATTTATGTGTGTGGATATTACAAAGGAGCag ATCGTCATGATGACATAACAAAGGACATTCTGGAGTTCGACCCCTGGGAGAAACGGTGGACAGTGGTGGCTCGGCGCGCTCTGATGCATGACAACTACGATGTCTGCTTAGTGGCAAATCTCAACCCACGGGGACTCATGTCCCCACCTGCAGACTTAGTTAACCTGTGA